TCCCCTCTCGTCTGTTGTCTTACTTCGTTCCGAATAAACGGTCACCAGCATCACCAAGACCTGGAACTACATAACCATGGTCATTTAGCTTCTCATCTAATGCTGCTACATAAATATCAACATCAGGATGCTCTTCTTGTACTACTTTTACTCCTTCTGGAGCAGCTACGATACACATTAATTTAATTTGCTTTGCACCGCGCTTTTTCAGAGAATTAATTGCTTCAGCTGCAGAACCACCTGTTGCTAGCATTGGATCTAGTACGATAAAGTCACGCTCTTCTACATCCGTTGGAAGTTTCACATAGTATTCTACCGGTTGCAATGTTTTAGGGTCACGGTATAAACCAACGTGTCCTACTTTTGCTGCTGGAATTAATTTCAGAATTCCATCAACCATTCCTAAACCTGCACGTAAAATCGGAATTAAACCAAGTTTTTTACCAGCGATCACTTTTGTTGTCGCTTTGCTTACAGGCGTTTCAATTTCAATGTCTTTAAGTGGAAGGTCGCGAGTAATTTCAAAAGCCATTAAGCTTGCTACTTCGTCCACTAATTCACGAAAATCTTTCGTACCTGTATTCTTATCGCGAATATATGTAATCTTATGTTGAATTAACGGGTGATCAAATACATACAGTTTTCCCATGTGAATCTCTCCTTTAGATGATATTCATGCGTTTACACGCTTTTTTACACTATTTACGATTGTAAAGAAAACGCTACTAATATTCAAGGGCAAATTTGGCAAAATCATGATTTTGTGATGCATCTATCTAGTATCTTTACCAATTATGGGAGGTGTATCCTTCATTATATCGCCAAAATTTATTCATCATTTGTATACATACTTTAAAAACAATATATGTCCAAAAAAAAGACTACTAAAACAATTACGTTTCAGCAGTCTTTTTCAATATATTATAGATTTGTATACATTGGGAATTTGCTCGTTAACGCTTCTACACGTTTACGCGCTTCTTCTAATGCAACTTCATTCTCATGATTTTTTAATGTATAAGCAATAAGTGCTGCAATTTCATCCATTTCTTCTAAGCCGAAACCACGAGATGTTACAGCTGCCGTACCGATACGCACGCCGCTTGTTACAAATGGGCTTGCTGTTTCAAATGGAATTGTATTTTTGTTCACTGTAATACCAACTTCATCTAATACGTGCTCTGCTACTTTACCTGTGATTTCTAAGTTACGAACATCAATCAAGATTAAGTGATTGTCTGTTCCACCAGAAACAAGTGTAAGTCCTTCTTTTTGAAGGCCTTCAGCTAAGCGGTTCGCATTATTAATGATATTTTGTGCATATGTTTTAAACTCATCTTGTAGTGTCTCACCAAACGCAACAGCTTTTGCAGCAATTACGTGCATAAGTGGACCACCTTGGATACCAGGGAAGATTGATTTATCAATTTGTTTTGCAAATTGCTCTTCACATAAAATCATACCACCACGTGGACCACGTAATGTTTTATGTGTTGTCGTTGTAACGAAATGTGCATGTGGTACTGGGTTTGGATGTAAACCAGCAGCTACTAAACCAGCGATATGTGCCATATCAACCATAAAGTATGCACCCACTTCATCTGCAATCTCACGGAATCGTTTGAAATCGATAACACGAGGATATGCACTTGCACCTGCAACGATTAATTTTGGTTTATGTTCTTTCGCTTTTGCTAATACATCATCGTAATTAATACGGTGAGATTCAGCATCCACGCCATATTCTACGAAATTATATTGTACTCCACTGAAGTTAACAGGGCTTCCGTGTGTTAAGTGACCACCATGAGATAAATTCATACCAAGTACTGTATCGCCTTGCTCTAAAATTGTGAAGTATACTGCCATGTTCGCTTGTGCACCAGAATGTGGTTGAACATTTACATGCTCTGCACCAAAAATTTCTTTCGCGCGATCACGTGCGATATCTTCCACTACGTCTACGTGCTCACAGCCACCATAGTAACGTTTTCCAGGATATCCTTCAGCATACTTATTCGTTAAAACAGAACCTTGCGCCTCCATTACTGCTTCACTTACGAAGTTTTCCGAAGCAATTAACTCAATCTTTGAACGCTGTCTTCCTAGTTCTGCCTCAATTGCAGCAAATACCTTTTCATCTTGACGTTTTAAATGATCCACCAAAATCCCCCTTTTCTGAACGAATTACATCGATTCCCAATAGTTTTTTCTCATTTATTCAGAAAAAACGAAAATTCAGGTTGTAATTCTTTCGAACCTTCATGTTTTCAACTACATTCTAACATGACTTTCTATATCATAAAAGAAAAAAAAAGACCGAAATCGGTCTTTTCTTTCTTCTATTATAAAGTCAGACTACATACCTTTTATTTTTCGATATAAAGCTATTATGCGACTTTATAATTTTTCACGTTTAACGGCAAGGAATAGCTTCTTCATTTGCCGCATAAACAGCACGTGCTCCACCTATTAGTTTTCCACGTGTTTTCGCCATCGTTACATGCGCACTTCCTATTTCCTTCACACTTGTACGAACCGGAACAGCTACATGTTTTAAATGCATACCGATAAATGTATCGCCGATATCCATTCCTGCATCTGCTTTAATAAACTCAATTACTACCGGATCTTTAAAATTGTGATACGCATACGTCGCTAATGCACCACCTGCTGATCTAACAGGCGTAACTGTTACAATTTCAAACTGATATTTCATCGCTACATCTCTCTCAACTACTAAAGCACGATTTAAATGCTCACAACATTGAAACGCCAATTCAATACCTGTTCCCTCTTGAAATTGCTTTAATTCAGAAAAAATCGCCTCTGCCACTTCCATCGTTCCTGATGTTCCAATTCTTTCACCTAGCACTTCACTCGTGCTACACCCCACTACAAAAATTTGACCACTTTGCAGCGTGGCTTGTTCTTGGAAATCAGAAAGCGACATTTGTAGCTGTTCTCTTACCTTTACGATTTCTGTCATTACGCCTCTTCCTTTCACAGGTTGGTTCACCAAATTATATTTCATACTACTCATAGTTAGAATCTATTACTTTGTTTCGTACGTTTTAATTTTTCCTACGCGGTTTTCGTGACGGCCACCTTCATAGTCAGTTGTTAACCAAATTTTTGCGATATCACGCGCTAGACCAGCCCCAATTACACGCTCGCCCATTGCTAGCATGTTAGTGTCATTATGCTCTCTCGTCGCTTTCGCACTAAAAGTATCATGAACTAACGCACAACGAATACCGTTTACTTTGTTTGCCGCGATTGACATGCCGATGCCTGTCCCGCAAACTAAAATACCACGATCTACTTCACCATTTGCGACCATTTCTGCTGCCGGAAACGCAAAATCAGGGTAATCAACAGAACCAGCTTCACATTCACAACCTAAATCAATATATTCAATATTTAATTCTTCTAATAAACTTACAAGTTCTTTACGGATATTCATACCGCCGTGATCAGATGCTACTACTACTTTCATTTTTACCCCTCCAAAGTTTCAATCAATTATCTCCATTTCACACTCGCTCCCTTAATGGAACGAAGTGATCTCCAATATCGTATTATACACGAAACATCAACCTTCTGAATGTTTTTTCAGGAAAGTTTGTACAAGTTTTTCCATCTCTTCTAGCGTTTCTTTATAAATAGAAAGCGATCCGCCAAATGGATCTGAAATATCCTTACTTATACCCTCAGTTAATCCATATAATGTATCCAATTTCTTTTCAACACTCGGATAATGCCCAAGTACAATTTGCTTATGGTTTTCCGTCATTGTTACTACAATATCCGCCCAATCAACCAAAGTTTCATTTACCTGCTGCGCGGCATGATCGATTGCAATGCCTTTTTCAGCTAAAGCTTCCTTTGCATGTACCGACGCATCGCTTCCAGGATAGGCGAAAACGCCAGCAGATTGCACTTCAAATTTACCTTCTCCGTAATGACGAAGCAATGCCTCAGCCATCGGACTACGGCATGTATTTCCAGTGCAAACAAATAACACTCGTTTCATCTAAACCCACCCCTTTTTTCTGTTTTCTACCATTTATCATAGCGTACATTAGAATAGAACAAAAGAAATGTGAATATACGAAAGGCGCATTTCTCTTATATTTTTTCTAAGAAAAATGCGCCTTATCCACATATATGTGAAACCCTATTTCCAAGTGCCCAAGGTATTTTACCATACATGATGAACACACTACAAAATAAAATAAGGAATCCATTTCATACGAAACAGATTCCTCTTATAGAATAATTATTTCATTGTAACTTTCATTACTTCTGTTGAACCTTTTGTAGCTGTTACACCTACAGTTGTCTTAATAGACTCAGCTGCATCTGTGTTTGTAATAACGATTGGAGTAATTGTGCTTTTCGCTTTTTCACGAATTAATTCTAAGTCGAATGAGATTAATTTATCTCCAGCTTTTACAGCTTGTCCTTCAGAAACGTGAGCTTCGAAACCTTCACCTTCCATTTTTACAGTTTCTAATCCAACGTGGATTAAAATTTCTGTACCGTTTTTCGCTTTAATTCCAATAGCATGTTTCGTGTGGAATAATTGTACGATTTCACCATCAACTGGAGATACAACTACACCTTCAGTAGGATCGATTGCAACAC
This genomic interval from Bacillus cereus contains the following:
- the upp gene encoding uracil phosphoribosyltransferase, with translation MGKLYVFDHPLIQHKITYIRDKNTGTKDFRELVDEVASLMAFEITRDLPLKDIEIETPVSKATTKVIAGKKLGLIPILRAGLGMVDGILKLIPAAKVGHVGLYRDPKTLQPVEYYVKLPTDVEERDFIVLDPMLATGGSAAEAINSLKKRGAKQIKLMCIVAAPEGVKVVQEEHPDVDIYVAALDEKLNDHGYVVPGLGDAGDRLFGTK
- the glyA gene encoding serine hydroxymethyltransferase → MDHLKRQDEKVFAAIEAELGRQRSKIELIASENFVSEAVMEAQGSVLTNKYAEGYPGKRYYGGCEHVDVVEDIARDRAKEIFGAEHVNVQPHSGAQANMAVYFTILEQGDTVLGMNLSHGGHLTHGSPVNFSGVQYNFVEYGVDAESHRINYDDVLAKAKEHKPKLIVAGASAYPRVIDFKRFREIADEVGAYFMVDMAHIAGLVAAGLHPNPVPHAHFVTTTTHKTLRGPRGGMILCEEQFAKQIDKSIFPGIQGGPLMHVIAAKAVAFGETLQDEFKTYAQNIINNANRLAEGLQKEGLTLVSGGTDNHLILIDVRNLEITGKVAEHVLDEVGITVNKNTIPFETASPFVTSGVRIGTAAVTSRGFGLEEMDEIAALIAYTLKNHENEVALEEARKRVEALTSKFPMYTNL
- a CDS encoding TIGR01440 family protein, yielding MTEIVKVREQLQMSLSDFQEQATLQSGQIFVVGCSTSEVLGERIGTSGTMEVAEAIFSELKQFQEGTGIELAFQCCEHLNRALVVERDVAMKYQFEIVTVTPVRSAGGALATYAYHNFKDPVVIEFIKADAGMDIGDTFIGMHLKHVAVPVRTSVKEIGSAHVTMAKTRGKLIGGARAVYAANEEAIPCR
- the rpiB gene encoding ribose 5-phosphate isomerase B — protein: MKVVVASDHGGMNIRKELVSLLEELNIEYIDLGCECEAGSVDYPDFAFPAAEMVANGEVDRGILVCGTGIGMSIAANKVNGIRCALVHDTFSAKATREHNDTNMLAMGERVIGAGLARDIAKIWLTTDYEGGRHENRVGKIKTYETK
- a CDS encoding low molecular weight protein arginine phosphatase gives rise to the protein MKRVLFVCTGNTCRSPMAEALLRHYGEGKFEVQSAGVFAYPGSDASVHAKEALAEKGIAIDHAAQQVNETLVDWADIVVTMTENHKQIVLGHYPSVEKKLDTLYGLTEGISKDISDPFGGSLSIYKETLEEMEKLVQTFLKKHSEG
- a CDS encoding PTS sugar transporter subunit IIA yields the protein MFKKLFGFGSKTNEETIVAPLTGAVKNIEEVPDPVFAGRMMGDGVAIDPTEGVVVSPVDGEIVQLFHTKHAIGIKAKNGTEILIHVGLETVKMEGEGFEAHVSEGQAVKAGDKLISFDLELIREKAKSTITPIVITNTDAAESIKTTVGVTATKGSTEVMKVTMK